The DNA region CGCCCGACGCGACGAGCGCCACGGCGGCCCAAATCGCCATCTTGGAGACACGCTCCACGGCTGACTTGGCATCGTCGCCCAGTTGGCGACGCACGGCGGCAATGCCCACGAGCAGCCCCAGCCACACGGCCGACGCGGCGATGTGCAGGAACATCGCGGTCACCGCGAGGTGGTGGTCGGAAGACCCCGCCGCATGCCCCGTCTCGGCCTGGACGCCGAGTCCGTAGATGATGGGCAGGAGGGACCACGCCGCCTCGGTGGGGGTCCGGGCAAACGTGACGGCAATGGAGGTCACGAGCGCGGCGGCGACGCCCATGCCGTAGGCCCGCCCCAGATCGATGTCTGCGACGAAGCTCCACAACTGTTGACCGAACGTCGGATCGCCCACGCTGACGTTGGCGATCTCGGCATACGACCACACCAGAAAGACTGCGGAAGAGACGACCCAGGCGACCGCGCCGACGCGGGCCACAAGGGCGGCCCTCTCCACTGCCGCGCCGCGGACCACGGTCACGAGCAGCAAGAGCGCGCCGACCACGACGGCCACAGAAAGGTCGCGGGTGATGGCGCTGAGGCCCACGATCGTCATGGCTCAAGACTAGGCGCGGACCAGGCATTTCCCCATCGTGGGAATAAATGTCGGCCCCGGTGCGTAAACTACACAGTTGCGCAGCGACCGATCCCGCCCCGCAACCCCCATGTGCTTCACCCCCATGTGTGTGTCATAGCTTTTCCGCCGTGCCGACGCGGCCGCTGCCAGTTCCATGTCCCTTGGCATGGGAGAGGACTCCCTTGTGACAACAGAAGCGCCTACACCGCTCCTCAGCGTTCGCCAGATCAACCTGATCGTCGGCGGCCTCATGGTGGGCATGTTCCTTGCCGCCCTCGATCAGATGATCGTCGCCACCGCCATCCGCACCATCGGCGACGACCTCCACGGGCTCACGCTCCAGGCGTGGGTCACGACGGCGTACCTGGTCGCGGCCACCATCTCGACCCCCCTGTACGGGAAGCTGTCCGACATCTTCGGCCGCAAGCCGCTGTACGTGTTCTCGATCAGCTCCTTCGTGGTGGGTTCGCTGCTGTCAGGATCGGCGACCAGCATGTACGAGCTCGCCGCGTTCCGCGCCGTTCAGGGCCTTGGCGCCGGTGGCCTCATGGCCCTCGCGCTCATCATCCTCGGCGACATGCTCTCGCCGCGCGAACGCACCAAATACCAGGCCTTCTTCTTCGGCGTCTGGGGCGTGGCCTCGGTCCTCGGCCCCGTGCTCGGCGGCTTCTTTGCCGATGCCCACAGCATCCTCGGCTTCGCCGGCTGGCGCTGGATCTTCTTCTTGAACGTCCCGCTCGGCGTAGCGACGCTCTTCATCATCGTTCGCGTGTTGCACCTTCCCGCGACTCACAAGCGCGTGCAAATCGACTGGGCGGGCGTCACCGCGCTCGTGGTCGCGATCGTCCCGATGCTCATCGTCGTCGAACAGGGCCGCGCGTGGGGTTGGACCTCCGGCGCGGTGCTAGGTCTGGGCGCGCTCACGATCGTAGGCATCCTCGGGTTCCTTCTCGCGGAGCACAGGGCGGGCGACAACGCCCTCCTGCCACCGCGCCTCTTCAAGAACCGCACCGTCGCCGTGTCAACCGGCCTGAACTTCATCATGGGCTTTGCAATGTTCGGCGGCATGGCGGGCCTGCCGCTGTACACCCAGATCGCCAAGGGCATGTCGCCCACCGCGTCTGGACTCACGATGCTTCCCGTGACGTTCGGCATTATCACGATGGCGGGAATCTCGGCACGCGTGATCCACCAGACCGGCCGCTACAAGATGTTCCCCGTCATCGGTACGATCCTGCTCATCCTCGGCGGCCTAGACCTGTCAATGCTTCACGCCGACAGCCCGCTGTGGCACCTGTTCATCGGCGGCGCCCTGTTTGGCCTTGGCCTCGGCGGCGTGATGCAGCCGAACATGCTGGCCGTGCAGAATGCTGTGGAGCCACGGGACATGGGCACGGGTTCGGCATCGGTGATGTTCTTCCGTCAGATCGGCGGCTCTCTCGGCACCGCCGTGTTCTTGTCCATCATGTTCGGCACCGTCGCGGGCGACATCGGCAACCAGTACGCCACGGCCGCAAAGACGCCCCAGTTCCAGCAGACCCTCGCCGACCCCGCGGTGACGTCCAACCCCGACAACGCGAAGATCCTCGCGCTCCTCAACGCAGGCTCGGTAGACCAGGCGGCAAAGGCGGGCGTCTCGCTCAACGACACGTCGTTCATCAAGACCACCAACCCCGTGCTCGCGGCTCCGTTCCAGGAGGGCTTCTCGCTGTCGATCACACGAGTGTTGTTCATCTCGGCGCTCATCGCGATCGGTGGGCTGCTTTTCGCACTCCTTGTGCCTCACGTGCCTTTGCGCGAGAAGTCGGGGCTCGAAACGATGCGCGACGACGAGGCGGAGGAACCCGTGCCGGCCGTCGCCATGGAGATGTAGCGCTCAGCGCTAAACAGGGCGGGGCTGGCCTTCGGGCCGGCCCCGCTTTTGGTTCACGGGTGCTGGAAGGCCGGAGTCGAGAACTCGCTACAGGCTCGCGGCGAACACAAACGCCCTCAAGAGGTCGACCACCAAGGCGACGACCACGAGCAGCGAGATCGCGAGCCCCGCCCGTCCAAGGCCGGCATTGGTGCAGAACCCCCGTACGCCAGCGTTGTGGGCACGCATTCCGTAATACGCGCCAGCACCCGCCAGGGCGAACCAGATGATCGGGAGCCGGCCGGGCCTGTCGATCAGCCACAGGACGATCGCCCCGCTCGTCGCGAACCCGGCCAAGCCGATGGAGTACCACGCATAGTGGTTGAACTCCATGCTCCGGCGAGGGGTTTGGAGCATCGCGGTCTCTGCAGTGCCTCTTGGGTAGTACGACCCGTCCACCCAATCTGTGGCCGAAGGCGGCGGGGTGGTAGCCGGAAGTGGCTGCGGATCAGGCTCCCACACCTCGAATGGCTTGCCGTCGAGCCCGACCTCGACTCGGCGCTGACCTTCACCCTGCGGCATCTGCTGGTTCATCGCCCCCCCTGGTCCTGCGTGGCGTTGCCCCAATCTACCCGCCGGCACGCCGTGGTAGGCAGACGTGGCCCGGATTTCGCTGGCCCTTCACGCGATTGGTTTCGCGTCCGGAGTGCGACATGCATAGGCTCGTAGCATGACCGATGCACCAGGACTCATTGCCGCCCAAGCCAAGATGCGCGACGCTGGCGTGAGTCAGCCCGCGATCGACGTGTTCAGCCACTACTACGGACAACTCGAGGCGGGCGCGACGGGCCTGATTCTCGAGGACACGATCGAGCCTCTGACTGACCCAGCGCACCTCGACGCGGTCGACGTGGACGACGACGCGGCGCGCGAGGCGCTGGCGAAGACCGCGATCATCAAGCTCAATGGCGGGCTTGGCACCTCGATGGGCATGGATCGCGCCAAGTCGCTGCTTCCGGTGCGCGGCGGCGACACGTTCCTGGATCTGATCGTGGGCCAGGTGCAGCATGCGCGGCGTGCCACCGGTGCGCTGTTGCCGCTCGTACTCATGAACTCGTTCCGCACTCGTGATGATTCGCTCGAGGCCCTGGCGGCCCATCGCGGGGTCCAGGTCCACGGTTTGCCGCTCGACTTCCTGCAAAACAAGGAACCCAAACTACTCGTCGACGGCCTCACCCCCGTCGAGTGGCCCGCCGACCCCGACCTTGAGTGGTGCCCTCCCGGCCACGGCGACATCTATACGGCGATCCTCGCATCGGGCGTGCTCGACGCCCTGCTTGACGCCGGCTTCCGTTATGCGTCGGTGTCCAATTCGGACAACCTCGGGGCGGTGCCGAACGCGCGCATCGCGGGTTGGTTTGCCGCGTCGGGCGCACCCTACGCCGCCGAGCTATGCCCCCGCACCGCCGCTGACCGCAAGGGCGGCCACTTGGCAGTGCGAAAGTCCGACGGCCAACTCATCCTGCGCGACACGGCACAAACCGCACCCGAGGACATGCACTTCTTCACGGACGAGGACCACCACCCGTTCTTCCACACCAACAACCTGTGGTGGGACCTGGAACAGCTGAAGGCGGCGCTCACCGAGCGCGGCGCGGTGCTTGGCCTGCCGCTCATCCGGAACACCAAGACCGTGGACCCCAAGGACAAGGAATCGCCCGAGGTCTTTCAGATCGAGACCGCCATGGGCGCCGCGATCGAGGTCTTCGAAGGCGCCACCGCGATCGTCGTTGGCCGCGACCGATTCCTGCCGGTCAAGACCACCAACGACCTGTTGGTGCTGCGTTCCGACGCCTACAAGTTGGAGGAGGACGGTGCCCTACGCCTCGCGGTAAAGCGGGCCCCGCTGGTCGACCTCGATCCCGCGTTCTACAAGACCATGGCGGACTTCGACGCGCGCTTCCCGCACGGCGCACCGTCGCTGCGCGAGGCATCGTCGCTCACCATCAAGGGCGACTGGACGTTCGGCAAGGACGTCGCGATCCGCGGCACCGTGGTGCTTCAAGATGACGACGGCGAGCGCAACGCGATCGCCAATGGCACGATGCTCGACGGCGTGGTGATGGAGGGCTAGTCCCTGCGGGTTGGCCCGAGCGGAACGACTACGCCCAGACGAGCCCGTGCGCCGGGTCGTTCATCACTCGACCCACGTCGAACAGCAACCGCGCGCCCAGTTCACCATCCACCAGGCGGTGGTCAAAGCTCAGCGCGAGCTGCGTGACCCAGCGGATCTGAATCTCGCCCTCGTGCACCCACGGCTGCTGGCGGATCGCACCAAACGCCAGGATCGCGGCCTCGCCGGGATTGAGGATGGGGGTGCCCGTGTCGATGCCGAGCGCGCCCACGTTGGTGATCGTGATGGTGCCGTCGGCCATGCGTGCGGGCGGGACTCGGCCGCTGCGGGCCTCCGCCGTGAGGTGCTGCAGCTCGGTCGCGAGTGCGTGCAAGGGTAGGCGGTGAGCGTCCTTGATATTGGGCACCACGAGACCGCGCGGCGTCGACGCGGCGATTCCGAGATTCACGTAGTGCTTGTAGACGATCTCCTGCTTCGAGTCGTCCCATGACGCGTTGACCTCGGGGTGGCGGCGCACCGCGAGTAGCAGCGCCTTGGCCACCAGCAGGAGGGGCGTGACGCGCACGTCGGCGAAGTCCTTGTCCGCCTTGAGCTTGGCCACGAGGTTCATGGTGTCGGTCACGTCTACTGTGAGGAATTCGGTGACGTGCGGGGCGGTGAATGCCGACTGCACCATCGCCTCGGCCGTGCGCTTGCGTACCGACTTGACGGGAACGCGGGTGGAGCGGCCATTGTCGTTCGAGTATCCGGTCTCGAGCCACGGCTGATCGTCAGTGGGATAAGTCGCGAGCGTGTGCGCGGAAGTCGCCTTCACCTTTTGCTCCACATCGCCACGCGTCACCAGGCCGCCGGGGCCCGAGGGGTTGATCGTGGTGATGTCCACCCCCAGCTCCTTGGCGAGCTTGCGCACGGGGGGCATGGCCAGCACGGGGTAGTCGCCCGCGCCTCCGATCGACTCGATCGAGCCCTCCTTGCGCGGCCTGCGGTGGGCGGACCCTTCCTTGACTCCGTAACCCACAAGAACTGCTCCGGATTCGTCCGAGGAGGCCGCCGCTGCGGGGGACGCTTCGCCGTCGCTCCGAACCAAAGCGTTGGCCGACGCGCCGGTGGCGTCGGCGTTGCCCGAGCCAGACGTCGGCGTGTCGCCGCCGGATTGGTTCGTAGCGTCGGTGGGGGCGGGGGAGGCGTCACCGGCGCCAGCGGGCGCATAGGGACCGGCGGGGTTCGCACCCTCGGCGGGAGCGGCCTCATGCTGTTCCGACGCCACGCCCTCAGGCGCCACGCCCTCAGGCGCCGCGACCTCCGACGCCACGACCTCAGGAGCGGGCGGGGCCGGGGGTCCGTCGGGGTCGGTGTCGAACTCGCAAATGGGTGCGCCCACCTCGACCGTGTCGCCCTCGTGCACGAGCAACTTGGTGATGACGCCGTCGACGGGGCACGGCAACTCGACCAGAGACTTCGCGGTCTCGATTTCGACGAGCGGCTGGTTCACCTCGACGCGGTCGCCCACGGCGACTCGCCAGGTGACGACGTCGGCTTCGGTGAGACCCTCACCCGCATCGGGCAGCGGAAACTGCTGAAAGATCGGCATGAGTTCTCCTAGTGGGCCATGACCTTGTCGACCGCGTCCAAGACGCGATCAAGGCTGGGCAGGTAGTCGTGTTCAAACTTAGAGCCGGGGTACGGCATATGGAAGCCGCCCACGCGCAAAACCGGAGCGTGCAGGTGGAAAAAGGCGTGCTCGGCGACATGGGCGGCGAGCTCGCCGCCGGTGCCATAGGCCACAGGGGCCTCGTGAACGACGACGCCGCGGCCCGTCTTCTTGACCGAGGCCAGGATCGTCTCGTAGTCGAAGGGCGAGATCGAGCGCAGGTCGAGAACCTCCACAGAGACGCCTCCCTCGGCGGCGGCCACCGCGGCCTGCATCGCGAGACGCACAGTGGGGCCGTACGCCATCAGGGTGACGTCCGTTCCCTCGCGGGCGACGCGCGCCTTGGACATCTCGGCGGTGGCCTTCGAGGCGCCATCCGCCAGGTCGAGCTGAGACGCGACTCGCGTCGAGTCCACCTCGCCCTTGTCCCAATAGCGGGCCTTGGGCTCGAAGAAAAGCACGGGGTCGGGGCTGGCGATCGACTGCTGAATCATGTCGTAACCGTCCTGCGGGGTCGCAGGGGAGACGATGCGCAGGCCCGCGGTGTGGGCGAACAGCGCCTCAGGGCTCTCGGAGTGGTGCTCGATCGCGCCGATGTGGCCGGCATATGGCACGCGGATCACGAGCGGGACGGTGAGCTTGCCCTTGGTCCGGTAGTGAAGCTTCGCAAGCGAGGTCGTGATCTGGTCGAACGCGGGAAAGATGAAGCCGTCGAACTGGATCTCGAGCACCGGGCGATAGCCGCGGAACGCCATGCCGATCGCGGTGCCGACGATGCCGGACTCGGCCAAGGGGGTGTCCATGACGCGGCGCTCGCCGAAGTCCTTCAGCAGTCCGTCCGTGACGCGGAACACGCCGCCGAGCGCGCCGATGTCCTCGCCCATCAGGACGACCTTGGGGTCGCGGTCCATCGCGGCCCGCAGGCCCGCATTGATGGCGGCGCCCAGGGTCAGGGTGCGGACCGGAGCGAGGCCCTCGGGCGCGAGCCGGTCGCTTGAAACCTGCTCATGGGTGGGGGCGGTCATCGCGTCACCTCCTTGTCGGTGAAAGAGGCCTCATATTGCGCAAACCAGGCGCGGTCGGCATCCACGAGCGGGTGCGGCTCCGCATAGACGTGTTCAAAGATCGTGTCCGTGGGGCCGGGCTGCCACGACTTCACGGCTTCGCGCGTCACGCGCCCAAGCTCCTTCGCGTCGGCGCGGACCGCCTCTTCGAAGTCCTCGGGGAGCTCGCCGAGTCCACGCAAGTAGGTCTCGACGCGGGCGATCGGGTCGCGTTCGCGCCAATAGTCTTCGTCGGCCGATGACCGGTAACGAGTGGGATCGTCCGACGTGGTGTGGGCCCCCATGCGGTAGGTGAGCGCCTCGATCACGACCGGACCGGCGCCGGAACGCGCGTGCTCCATCGCCCACCGCGTCACGGCGTGGACCGCCACGACGTCGTTCCCGTCGACGCGCACGCTCGGGATCCCGAAGCCGATGGCGCGCTGCGCGAGGGGAACCGTCGATTGGCGAGTGACCGACTCGGAGATCGCGAACTGGTTGTTCTGAATGAAGAAGACGATGGGCGCGTTGTTGACTGCCGCGAACACCATGGCCTCGTTGACGTCACCCTGGCTGGTGGCGCCATCGCCGAAGTAGCAGATGACCGCGCCGTCCTTGTCGGGGTCTCCCGAGCCGACGAGGCCGTCCCAGTCCATCGCTTGCGCGTAGCCCACCGCGTGGAGCGTGTGCGCGCCGATCACCAGTGTGTAGATGTGGAAGTTATGCGCCGCGGGATCCCACGTGCTGTGCTCGAGGCCCCTGAAGACCCGCAGGATCGAGGGCATGTCGATTCCGCGCGTGAATGCGACGCCGTGCTCGCGGTAGCTGGGGAATGCGTAGTCGGGATCGCGGAGCGCGCGCCCCGAGCCGATCTGTGCCGCCTCTTGACCGAGCGAGGCGACCCAGAGGCCCAACTCGCCTTGACGCTGCAGGCTGGTCGCCTCCGTGTCGAAGGCGCGCGTCATGATCATGTCGCGCCAGAAGCCGCGCAGGTCATCGAAGGTGAGATGCTCCGCGAACGGTCCAAAGTATTCGTCGGCGACTCTCTCGCCTGTGTGGTCAAGAAGACGGACGAGTCCCTCTTCTGACAGTGGTCCGATGCCGGCCATGCGACTCCCTTGCCATGACGTGATGGGCTATTTGGTGGGCCCCGGAACGACCCCCCAGACTTAACTTACGCAAGCGTAGGCTACGGAACCGTAGGTTTGCAAGAGGGTCCTACCAAGGGCGCGGCTTTTCAGCCTTTGGGCGGTACGGCCGGCTTCTCTGCTGCGGCCGGATTCGTTGCCGCAGCCGCGGGCTTTGTGTCGACAGGCTTCGCGGCAACCGGGGCGGCGGCGGGCTTGGTAACCGGGGCGTCAGCGGGCTTGACAACCGGCGCTGGCACGGCAGACGCGGCACCCTCCGCGGCGGGAGTCGCGGACACGGGAACGGGGGCCGTCGCCGCGCGCTTGGCCTCGCCTGCGGCGAACTTCTCGCGTTGGGCATCGGCCTTCTCGCGATCGGCCTGCGCCTTCTCCATCCGCTTGCGTGCGGCGTCCTCGATCGCCCGCTTGCGCTCGGCCTCCTTGATGGCCCTTCGCTCGTGGCTGGGGAGGGTGAGCTGGTTCTGATCGAGGATCCCAAGGGCCTCGTCGCGCTCCTTGAGAGCGGGCCACTTGAGGATGGCGATGAGCACCACCAGGATGAGGCCCACGGGCGGGACCAGCACCGCGATCGCGCCCCACCAGCCGGAATAGCCGGCCTTCTTGGCGACCACGATGGCCACGATGAGGCTGAGAATCGCGAGCGCGATCAGCGAAAAGTAGGTGATCTGGCCATACGAGTTCAGATAGTCGGTCAGAGCCTTCCCGGCCTTGTCCGGATCAATCGGAAAGACGTTATTGATGCTCAGGTACATGGCGGTTCCCTTCGAGAGCGGCCATGCCGTGCGCGGCAACATTGCCGCCGTGGGTCAAATGACCGTTTCTATGCTCTCCAGGTTAGCCCTGCCAGGGCAGAGAGCGCAGCGTCGTTCTCTGCCGGGGTTCCGATCGTCAGGCGCACGCCCTCGTTCGTGAAGGGGCGGACGAGGATGGGGCGCGGCTGAGCGCCAAAGTGCGCGACCAACTCGGCCGTCTTGTCGCCCGCGGCTATCCATACGAAGTTGCCCTGCGAGTCGGGCAGATTCCAACCGTCGGCCGCAAGGGCCGCGACCACTCGGGCGCGCTCGGCGACGATGCCATCGACGCGCTCCAGGAGCTCCGGCAGGGCGTCGAGCGACGCGATCGCGGCGAACTGGGCCACCCCCGACACGGAGAAC from Demequina lutea includes:
- a CDS encoding MDR family MFS transporter; protein product: MTTEAPTPLLSVRQINLIVGGLMVGMFLAALDQMIVATAIRTIGDDLHGLTLQAWVTTAYLVAATISTPLYGKLSDIFGRKPLYVFSISSFVVGSLLSGSATSMYELAAFRAVQGLGAGGLMALALIILGDMLSPRERTKYQAFFFGVWGVASVLGPVLGGFFADAHSILGFAGWRWIFFLNVPLGVATLFIIVRVLHLPATHKRVQIDWAGVTALVVAIVPMLIVVEQGRAWGWTSGAVLGLGALTIVGILGFLLAEHRAGDNALLPPRLFKNRTVAVSTGLNFIMGFAMFGGMAGLPLYTQIAKGMSPTASGLTMLPVTFGIITMAGISARVIHQTGRYKMFPVIGTILLILGGLDLSMLHADSPLWHLFIGGALFGLGLGGVMQPNMLAVQNAVEPRDMGTGSASVMFFRQIGGSLGTAVFLSIMFGTVAGDIGNQYATAAKTPQFQQTLADPAVTSNPDNAKILALLNAGSVDQAAKAGVSLNDTSFIKTTNPVLAAPFQEGFSLSITRVLFISALIAIGGLLFALLVPHVPLREKSGLETMRDDEAEEPVPAVAMEM
- a CDS encoding UTP--glucose-1-phosphate uridylyltransferase, coding for MTDAPGLIAAQAKMRDAGVSQPAIDVFSHYYGQLEAGATGLILEDTIEPLTDPAHLDAVDVDDDAAREALAKTAIIKLNGGLGTSMGMDRAKSLLPVRGGDTFLDLIVGQVQHARRATGALLPLVLMNSFRTRDDSLEALAAHRGVQVHGLPLDFLQNKEPKLLVDGLTPVEWPADPDLEWCPPGHGDIYTAILASGVLDALLDAGFRYASVSNSDNLGAVPNARIAGWFAASGAPYAAELCPRTAADRKGGHLAVRKSDGQLILRDTAQTAPEDMHFFTDEDHHPFFHTNNLWWDLEQLKAALTERGAVLGLPLIRNTKTVDPKDKESPEVFQIETAMGAAIEVFEGATAIVVGRDRFLPVKTTNDLLVLRSDAYKLEEDGALRLAVKRAPLVDLDPAFYKTMADFDARFPHGAPSLREASSLTIKGDWTFGKDVAIRGTVVLQDDDGERNAIANGTMLDGVVMEG
- a CDS encoding dihydrolipoamide acetyltransferase family protein, which gives rise to MPIFQQFPLPDAGEGLTEADVVTWRVAVGDRVEVNQPLVEIETAKSLVELPCPVDGVITKLLVHEGDTVEVGAPICEFDTDPDGPPAPPAPEVVASEVAAPEGVAPEGVASEQHEAAPAEGANPAGPYAPAGAGDASPAPTDATNQSGGDTPTSGSGNADATGASANALVRSDGEASPAAAASSDESGAVLVGYGVKEGSAHRRPRKEGSIESIGGAGDYPVLAMPPVRKLAKELGVDITTINPSGPGGLVTRGDVEQKVKATSAHTLATYPTDDQPWLETGYSNDNGRSTRVPVKSVRKRTAEAMVQSAFTAPHVTEFLTVDVTDTMNLVAKLKADKDFADVRVTPLLLVAKALLLAVRRHPEVNASWDDSKQEIVYKHYVNLGIAASTPRGLVVPNIKDAHRLPLHALATELQHLTAEARSGRVPPARMADGTITITNVGALGIDTGTPILNPGEAAILAFGAIRQQPWVHEGEIQIRWVTQLALSFDHRLVDGELGARLLFDVGRVMNDPAHGLVWA
- a CDS encoding alpha-ketoacid dehydrogenase subunit beta; protein product: MTAPTHEQVSSDRLAPEGLAPVRTLTLGAAINAGLRAAMDRDPKVVLMGEDIGALGGVFRVTDGLLKDFGERRVMDTPLAESGIVGTAIGMAFRGYRPVLEIQFDGFIFPAFDQITTSLAKLHYRTKGKLTVPLVIRVPYAGHIGAIEHHSESPEALFAHTAGLRIVSPATPQDGYDMIQQSIASPDPVLFFEPKARYWDKGEVDSTRVASQLDLADGASKATAEMSKARVAREGTDVTLMAYGPTVRLAMQAAVAAAEGGVSVEVLDLRSISPFDYETILASVKKTGRGVVVHEAPVAYGTGGELAAHVAEHAFFHLHAPVLRVGGFHMPYPGSKFEHDYLPSLDRVLDAVDKVMAH
- a CDS encoding thiamine pyrophosphate-dependent dehydrogenase E1 component subunit alpha, coding for MAGIGPLSEEGLVRLLDHTGERVADEYFGPFAEHLTFDDLRGFWRDMIMTRAFDTEATSLQRQGELGLWVASLGQEAAQIGSGRALRDPDYAFPSYREHGVAFTRGIDMPSILRVFRGLEHSTWDPAAHNFHIYTLVIGAHTLHAVGYAQAMDWDGLVGSGDPDKDGAVICYFGDGATSQGDVNEAMVFAAVNNAPIVFFIQNNQFAISESVTRQSTVPLAQRAIGFGIPSVRVDGNDVVAVHAVTRWAMEHARSGAGPVVIEALTYRMGAHTTSDDPTRYRSSADEDYWRERDPIARVETYLRGLGELPEDFEEAVRADAKELGRVTREAVKSWQPGPTDTIFEHVYAEPHPLVDADRAWFAQYEASFTDKEVTR
- a CDS encoding YrzE family protein; the protein is MYLSINNVFPIDPDKAGKALTDYLNSYGQITYFSLIALAILSLIVAIVVAKKAGYSGWWGAIAVLVPPVGLILVVLIAILKWPALKERDEALGILDQNQLTLPSHERRAIKEAERKRAIEDAARKRMEKAQADREKADAQREKFAAGEAKRAATAPVPVSATPAAEGAASAVPAPVVKPADAPVTKPAAAPVAAKPVDTKPAAAATNPAAAEKPAVPPKG